A window of Candidatus Aminicenantes bacterium genomic DNA:
CCTATAACAATCGGGGGGCGATATTTTTTCAAAAAAATGACTATGAAAAAGCTTTAGCCAATTATAATATGGCCGTAAGAATAAATCCCATGTATGCCAAAGCTTACTATAACCGGGGTACATTGTGGGGGCGTTTGGGATCATTTGCCAATGCATTGAATGATTATCATGTGGCCATTAAACTTGACCCGAATTTTCTAATGGCCTATTACTATAGAGCAATGACATTTGAAAAATTGGAAAACTTTAATGATGCGTTAAACGATTATTTAAGAATAATCAATATAGATCCTTCTTTTACTCCTGCAATTGAAAGAAGAGATGCATTGTTAAGATCAGGAAAATTGTTAAAAAAATGAATACATTCCTATTGGTAAATCATTATCTCCATAAAAGTAATAGTTTTCGGATGAATAGGGACGGGACAAAACAAAGTTGACAAAGGCGGCCGAAAAGTGTTAAAATCAGCACGTGGAGGAAGTATGAAAAAGAACATTCATCCTAAATATATGGAATGCACCGTAATTTGCGCTTGCGGGAATACTTTCAAGACCCGTTCCACCATGGCCAAAATTGAAGTGGAAATCTGTTCGTCCTGCCATCCGTTCTTCACCGGCAAGCAGAAATACATTGACACCGAAGGCAGAATAGAGAAGTTCAAGAAGAAGTATGGATACAAGGAACAGTGAAAAGATATTCTCCTATCTTGAAAAAATCCATGCCCGTTATGAGCAGATCAGCGCTGAACTGAGCGCCAGCGAAACCGTCCACCAGCAGAAAAAATTCCGCGAGCTTTCCAGGGAATTGTTCGCCCTGAAACCCCTGGAAGGGAAATACCACCAGTTCAAAAAAGTCTGCCAGCGCCTGGACGACGCGAAAGACCTGGCGGCCACGGCCGAAGACGGGGAAATGAAGGAGCTGATCCGGGAGGAACGGGCGCTGCTGGACAGGGAGAAGGAGACGCTGATTGGGGAAGTCGAGATCCTCATGGTCTCGGAGAGCGGCGAGGACAACCGCAACGCCTTCCTGGAAATCCGCGCCGGCGCCGGCGGCGACGAGGCGTCGCTCTTCGCCTCCGACCTGCTGCGCATGTACACGCGGGTGGCGGAGAGAAAAAAATGGAAGGCCGAGATCATGTCCACGACCATCTCCGGCATCGGCGGCATCAAGGAGGCCATCCTCTACATCAAGGGCAGCGAAGTGAGCAAGTTCCTCAAATTCGAGAGCGGCGTGCATCGGGTGCAGCGCGTCCCTTCGACCGAGGCCAGCGGCCGCATCCACACCTCGACGGTGACCGTGGCCGTGCTGCCCGAGGCCGAGGACGTGGAGGTGGAGTTCAACCTCAAGGACATCCGCATCGACACCTACGCGGCATCGGGGCCCGGCGGGCAGCACGTGAACAAGACCGAATCGGCCATCCGCGTCACCCATTTCCCGACCGGCATCGTGGTCACCTGCCAGGACGAAAAATCCCAGCATAAAAACAAGGAAAAGGCCCTCAAGGTGCTGAAAGCCCGGCTGTTCGAACACGAGAAGCACAAGCGGGAAGAAAGCATCGCCCTGAACCGGAAATCCCAGGTCGGGTCGGGGGAGCGTTCGGAAAAGATACGCACCTACAATTTCCCCCAGAGCCGCGTCACCGACCACCGCGTCAATGGGCGCAACTTCAATATCGGTTTCATCATCGACGGCGACCTGGACGACTTGGTGGCCGAGTTGAGCGAAAGCCATGTCCGCGCCTTGATCGAGCAAAAAATCAGCGGCATGATCGCCTAGTGCTCTATCGCGAACTTTTTGCCGCCCAGCTTCGCCGGCTGAAAAAAGGCGAAATGTCCACCGCGGTCGAAGCGCTGATCGAAAAGTCCTTCGCCATCAGCCGTACCCAGTTCTGGATAAAAAAAAACCAGCCCATTACCGATGCCGGCGGCGTGAGAAGGTTCAGGCGTTATTTCTCGCGCCTGCTTGCCGACGAGCCGCTGGCCTACATCCTGAAGGAGAAGGAGTTTTTCGGGGAAACATTCGCGGTGAGCCGCGCCGTGCTGATCCCGCGCCCGGAAACCGAGCTGCTGGTCGAGCGCGCCCTGGAGCTTTTGGGCAGGGGAAAAGCGCGGGTGCTGGACATCGGCAGCGGCAGCGGCAACATCGCCATCATCCTGGCCCTGAAATCGTCCGCCGCGGTCACGGCCCTGGATGCCAGCCGGCCGGCCCTGAGGGTGCTGCGGGAAAATATCGCCGCCTTCGGGCTGCAGGACAGGATCAGGACGCTCCACGGCGATTTTTTTCCCGCCAAAGCAAAACCTTTTGACATGATTATCGCCAATCCCCCCTACCTTTCTCGAAAAGACTGGCGGGATTTGCCGCCGGCCATCAAGCGTTTCGAACCGAAGGCCGCCCTGGTAGCCGGTCCGGCCGGTACCGAGGCACTGGAAAAGATAATCGCCGGGGCTGCCGATTACCTGACGGGCGGCGGGCGCCTGCTGCTCGAGATCGGCCACGGGCAGCTGCGGGCCGTACGCGCCTTCCTGAAGTCGGCCGGATTCAAGGACGTCGAGTGGCGCCGCGATTACGGTGGAATCGCCCGGGTGATCTCCGCCCGCCGATGAAGGTCCTTTTCGTAAACCCCTACATCCACGATTTCACCGCCTACGACTTGTGGCTGCGGCCGCTGGGATTGTACTATCTCACCGCGAGCGTCCGCCGCTTCAGCGACGTTGAGATCCACTGGCTCGATGCCCTCGACCGCTTTCAGGCGGGGATGGAAGTCGGGGGTCGCGCCGACGGCCGCGGCAAATACCGGCGTGAGTTCGTCCGCAAGCCGGTGATCTATGAGGGGGTACCGCGGAATTATTCCCGTTACGGTATGCCGCTGGAACTATTTCAAAGCAAGCTCGCTTCCTTGCCGGAAATGGACGTGGTCCTGGTCACGTCGTTGATGACCTACTGGTTGGAGGGGCTGCAGTTCACGCTAAAAACGGTCCGCCTGCGGTTTCCCCGGGCCAAGGTGGTCGTCGGCGGGGTATTGCCGAGCCTGGCGCCGGCCGCAGCGCGTGCGTTGCTGGCGGCCGACCATTTCGTGCAGGGGTTTGGCGAGTCCGCCGTACTGAACGTGCTGAAAAATTTGGGGGCCAGGGTGACGGGCGTCCCCACCTTTGGCGCTGCGGACGAATTTCCCCTGCCCGCCCTGGACCTGGCCGGGACGCAAAGATACCTTCCGCTGCTCACGGCGCGCGGTTGCCCTCTCCGCTGCAGCTACTGCGCCTCCCGGCTGCTGAATCCCGTTTTTCTGGAGCGAAGCCCGGCCGGCATCCTGGCTGAGATCGAGGCGCGGCGGGAGATCTTCGACACCCGCCATTTCATCATTTTCGATGATGCGTTGCTTATGAATAAAAAAAAGCGTTTCCTGCCTGTTTTTTCCCAATTGGCCGCGGCTGG
This region includes:
- a CDS encoding tetratricopeptide repeat protein, with amino-acid sequence LKAYYSRGKIHIAINQPEKALMDFNIILFLNPKEIDAYNNRGAIFFQKNDYEKALANYNMAVRINPMYAKAYYNRGTLWGRLGSFANALNDYHVAIKLDPNFLMAYYYRAMTFEKLENFNDALNDYLRIINIDPSFTPAIERRDALLRSGKLLKK
- the rpmE gene encoding 50S ribosomal protein L31, with the protein product MKKNIHPKYMECTVICACGNTFKTRSTMAKIEVEICSSCHPFFTGKQKYIDTEGRIEKFKKKYGYKEQ
- the prfA gene encoding peptide chain release factor 1: MDTRNSEKIFSYLEKIHARYEQISAELSASETVHQQKKFRELSRELFALKPLEGKYHQFKKVCQRLDDAKDLAATAEDGEMKELIREERALLDREKETLIGEVEILMVSESGEDNRNAFLEIRAGAGGDEASLFASDLLRMYTRVAERKKWKAEIMSTTISGIGGIKEAILYIKGSEVSKFLKFESGVHRVQRVPSTEASGRIHTSTVTVAVLPEAEDVEVEFNLKDIRIDTYAASGPGGQHVNKTESAIRVTHFPTGIVVTCQDEKSQHKNKEKALKVLKARLFEHEKHKREESIALNRKSQVGSGERSEKIRTYNFPQSRVTDHRVNGRNFNIGFIIDGDLDDLVAELSESHVRALIEQKISGMIA
- the prmC gene encoding peptide chain release factor N(5)-glutamine methyltransferase, yielding MLYRELFAAQLRRLKKGEMSTAVEALIEKSFAISRTQFWIKKNQPITDAGGVRRFRRYFSRLLADEPLAYILKEKEFFGETFAVSRAVLIPRPETELLVERALELLGRGKARVLDIGSGSGNIAIILALKSSAAVTALDASRPALRVLRENIAAFGLQDRIRTLHGDFFPAKAKPFDMIIANPPYLSRKDWRDLPPAIKRFEPKAALVAGPAGTEALEKIIAGAADYLTGGGRLLLEIGHGQLRAVRAFLKSAGFKDVEWRRDYGGIARVISARR
- a CDS encoding B12-binding domain-containing radical SAM protein, with product MKVLFVNPYIHDFTAYDLWLRPLGLYYLTASVRRFSDVEIHWLDALDRFQAGMEVGGRADGRGKYRREFVRKPVIYEGVPRNYSRYGMPLELFQSKLASLPEMDVVLVTSLMTYWLEGLQFTLKTVRLRFPRAKVVVGGVLPSLAPAAARALLAADHFVQGFGESAVLNVLKNLGARVTGVPTFGAADEFPLPALDLAGTQRYLPLLTARGCPLRCSYCASRLLNPVFLERSPAGILAEIEARREIFDTRHFIIFDDALLMNKKKRFLPVFSQLAAAGKGGLHFHTPNGLHTREIDKETAAVMHAAGFTTIRLAFESLAPRILRRSDNKVGKEQMEIAVHNLELAGYRRSQIGAYLLFGYPGQSMAEMKAFISDLGVVPHLALLSPVPGTADFRALQRQGVLSTPLDPLETNKIYFLYQKSGFSGEEIIKVNEMAAEITKANLDPNGD